A single window of Paenibacillus sp. SYP-B4298 DNA harbors:
- a CDS encoding methyl-accepting chemotaxis protein — translation MNHAGTLFRRNRLLVIIIWGMLLLGIGVGFMTGAETDAIIILALVGLFCCAGPTFMMYRRSLEGYVMYFIPIVITVLTVLLIVTAPIITTYFLVFVNLAIMTLYHHYRAQLFATLIGTALTLYLFVSPYNEAVFGNNSPITIMLYLMMIAAPLLTASRFSQHLQMEAAQEQAKAISENSRAQDIISRITQSLRSLNDFSSRLKANVTSTSAISQEVTAAFEEISTSIETQTDSISDIGGSIQVVEQAVHHLATRSTEMRDLADNAVLLTGSGNREVEELTAKMNSAQLMIEQSAELMKQLNEENQHIRDIVIAIQEITAQTQLLALNAAIEAARAGEQGAGFAVVSGEIRKLADSSQKSTEQITRILESIRMKTDLAAEQVIQGRGTILESRDAAQKVTVAMQTLSGNASQMDAQSIQVETAANDLQHQYVRISEEMQSLSLRTEQNMAAVEEMVASMTTQDERINEIKDSFLELDKLATDLNLMTEK, via the coding sequence ATGAATCATGCTGGAACGCTGTTCCGTCGCAATCGCTTGCTTGTCATTATAATCTGGGGGATGCTGCTGCTCGGTATCGGCGTAGGCTTTATGACCGGCGCTGAAACCGATGCCATTATTATTCTTGCCCTCGTCGGCTTGTTTTGCTGTGCCGGCCCGACCTTTATGATGTACCGCCGTTCTCTGGAAGGGTATGTCATGTATTTTATACCGATTGTCATTACCGTCCTGACGGTGCTATTGATCGTCACGGCGCCGATCATTACGACCTACTTTCTCGTATTTGTCAATCTGGCCATTATGACGCTCTATCATCATTATAGGGCACAATTGTTCGCGACCTTGATTGGTACTGCATTGACGTTGTATTTATTTGTCAGTCCCTATAACGAGGCGGTCTTTGGCAACAACAGTCCGATTACCATTATGCTGTACTTGATGATGATCGCTGCGCCGCTGCTCACCGCCTCCAGATTCAGCCAGCATCTGCAGATGGAGGCTGCCCAGGAGCAGGCCAAGGCGATCAGCGAGAATAGCCGCGCCCAGGACATCATCAGCCGGATTACACAATCGCTCCGCTCACTGAATGATTTCAGCAGCCGCCTCAAGGCCAATGTGACCTCTACCAGCGCTATATCTCAAGAGGTTACTGCTGCTTTCGAGGAGATCTCGACAAGCATCGAGACCCAGACGGACAGCATCTCGGATATTGGCGGGTCGATTCAGGTCGTCGAGCAGGCCGTCCATCATCTGGCTACCCGCTCGACAGAGATGAGAGACTTAGCTGACAACGCTGTTCTTCTGACGGGTAGCGGCAATCGCGAGGTGGAGGAACTCACCGCCAAGATGAATTCCGCTCAGCTTATGATTGAGCAATCTGCAGAGCTGATGAAGCAACTAAACGAGGAGAATCAGCACATACGCGACATTGTGATTGCCATTCAGGAAATTACAGCACAGACACAGTTGCTTGCGCTGAATGCTGCCATCGAAGCGGCTCGCGCAGGCGAGCAGGGGGCCGGGTTCGCTGTCGTATCGGGCGAAATCCGCAAGCTGGCAGATTCCTCTCAGAAGTCAACCGAGCAAATTACCCGTATATTGGAGAGCATCCGCATGAAGACCGATCTGGCTGCCGAGCAGGTCATCCAGGGGCGAGGAACGATTCTGGAGAGCCGCGATGCGGCGCAGAAGGTGACGGTTGCTATGCAGACCTTATCCGGCAATGCCAGCCAGATGGACGCGCAGTCTATTCAAGTCGAGACCGCGGCCAATGATCTTCAGCACCAATATGTGCGAATTTCTGAGGAGATGCAGTCGCTTTCCTTACGAACAGAACAAAACATGGCAGCCGTCGAGGAGATGGTCGCCAGCATGACGACCCAGGATGAGCGGATCAATGAGATCAAGGACAGCTTCCTGGAGCTGGACAAGCTGGCAACAGACCTGAATCTCATGACAGAGAAATAG
- a CDS encoding LacI family DNA-binding transcriptional regulator → MTEHKKITIEDVARHAGVGIATVSRAMNNSPGISERTKQKIMDVIEELGFVPNSSAQSLKVRQTRQIALAVPDIRNAFIPEIAWSVEQVARQHGYQVVQINTSAQAKLELDSIRHLKKLHVDGLIILPLAYPKALHDVIAKSSLPISVINYGKRLDDGIQADLVSLATQEGMLVMEHLIRIGRTRIAYAGAAKDVIEERYFAYERSVDHVDPALVFFGEDFSIQTGKQAANYFCGLEHMPDAIYAGNDMIAIGLVNQLTALGIRIPEQIAVVGIDDILWCTITAPKISSVSIMGTEVARAATELLLKRIKERTRGSYERVKFQPRLIVRESSVAMER, encoded by the coding sequence ATGACGGAGCACAAGAAAATAACCATTGAAGATGTGGCCAGACATGCGGGCGTCGGGATTGCCACTGTATCCCGCGCCATGAATAACTCACCTGGCATCAGTGAACGCACCAAGCAAAAAATTATGGATGTAATTGAGGAGCTGGGATTTGTTCCTAACTCCTCTGCTCAAAGTCTCAAGGTAAGACAGACACGCCAGATCGCGCTGGCCGTGCCGGATATTCGCAATGCCTTCATCCCCGAGATTGCCTGGTCCGTGGAGCAGGTCGCCCGCCAGCATGGCTATCAGGTCGTTCAGATTAACACCTCTGCCCAAGCAAAGCTGGAGCTAGACAGCATCCGCCATTTGAAAAAGCTGCATGTCGATGGCCTGATCATTTTACCCTTAGCCTATCCCAAGGCTCTCCATGACGTGATCGCCAAAAGCAGCCTTCCCATCTCCGTCATTAATTATGGCAAGAGGCTTGATGATGGCATTCAAGCCGATCTGGTTAGCCTCGCTACCCAAGAAGGCATGCTCGTGATGGAGCATCTGATCCGCATCGGCCGGACGCGCATCGCTTATGCAGGCGCTGCGAAGGATGTGATTGAGGAGCGCTACTTCGCCTACGAACGGTCGGTTGATCATGTGGACCCTGCGCTCGTCTTCTTCGGCGAGGACTTCTCGATTCAGACCGGCAAGCAGGCCGCCAACTACTTCTGCGGCCTGGAGCATATGCCGGACGCCATCTACGCGGGCAATGATATGATCGCGATCGGCTTAGTGAATCAGTTGACCGCTCTTGGCATCCGCATACCTGAACAGATCGCCGTAGTCGGGATTGACGACATCTTGTGGTGCACCATTACCGCGCCTAAGATCAGTTCGGTCAGCATCATGGGTACCGAGGTAGCTCGCGCAGCGACCGAGCTGCTGCTCAAGCGGATCAAGGAACGCACGAGGGGCTCATACGAGCGAGTCAAATTCCAGCCGCGGCTGATCGTGCGCGAATCCAGCGTTGCTATGGAACGTTAG
- a CDS encoding 2,3-butanediol dehydrogenase, protein MKALRWHGVKDLRLDDIEEPAVKPGTVKLKVKWCGICGSDLHEYTAGPIFIPGEAPHPITGEQAPIVMGHEFSGEVVEIGEGVTRFKVGDKAVVEPIFNCGACAACRSGKYNLCSTMGFYGLAGGGGGFSEYTVVAEHMVHKIPATMSYEQGALVEPSAVALYAVRQSSFKVGDKAAVFGAGPIGLLVIEALKAAGAADIYAVELSPERKQKAEELGAIIIDPSQVDVVEELMARTDGGTDVSYEVTGVPQVLQQAIDSTKVGGEMMIVSIFEKEASIKPNLIVTKERTINGIIGYRNVFPSVISLMEKGVFAADKLVTKRIRLEDVVEQGFEALLKEKNQVKILVEA, encoded by the coding sequence TTGAAAGCGTTGAGATGGCATGGTGTGAAGGACTTGAGACTGGATGACATCGAGGAGCCAGCGGTTAAACCGGGCACAGTGAAGCTAAAAGTCAAGTGGTGCGGCATCTGCGGCAGCGATCTTCATGAATATACAGCAGGGCCCATCTTTATCCCTGGCGAAGCGCCGCACCCCATTACGGGCGAGCAGGCGCCGATTGTCATGGGGCATGAATTTTCCGGAGAGGTTGTGGAGATTGGGGAGGGTGTAACCCGCTTCAAGGTGGGCGACAAAGCGGTGGTTGAGCCGATCTTCAATTGCGGAGCATGTGCTGCGTGTCGTTCCGGCAAATACAACCTGTGCAGCACGATGGGCTTCTATGGTCTGGCTGGCGGTGGCGGCGGCTTCTCCGAATATACAGTCGTGGCTGAACACATGGTTCATAAAATTCCAGCGACGATGTCCTATGAGCAGGGCGCGCTTGTGGAACCGTCTGCTGTGGCGTTATATGCGGTTCGCCAGAGCAGCTTCAAGGTGGGCGACAAGGCGGCCGTGTTCGGCGCCGGCCCGATCGGACTGCTCGTTATCGAGGCGCTGAAGGCAGCGGGGGCTGCGGACATCTATGCCGTCGAGCTGTCGCCGGAGCGCAAGCAGAAGGCGGAGGAGCTGGGAGCGATCATTATTGATCCCTCGCAGGTCGATGTGGTGGAGGAACTGATGGCCAGAACGGATGGCGGCACTGACGTTTCCTACGAGGTGACAGGTGTGCCTCAGGTGCTGCAGCAGGCGATCGACTCGACCAAGGTAGGCGGCGAGATGATGATTGTCAGCATCTTTGAGAAGGAAGCATCGATCAAGCCGAACCTGATCGTAACCAAGGAACGCACCATTAACGGCATTATCGGCTACCGCAACGTATTCCCGTCGGTGATTAGCCTGATGGAGAAGGGTGTATTTGCCGCAGACAAGCTGGTGACGAAGCGGATCAGGCTGGAGGATGTTGTGGAGCAGGGCTTCGAGGCGCTGCTGAAGGAGAAGAATCAGGTTAAGATTCTTGTCGAGGCTTAG
- the cmr5 gene encoding type III-B CRISPR module-associated protein Cmr5 produces the protein MTSSQETLQQIEGGRASFAFQQTKSAVNELKKLDDIKLYSSYLKRLPSMIQVNGLGQAMAFYYSKQKKDGKGKPYMLIYRTIHEWLLKKHPEIIRNELIESVVDLSSESYRMVTTETMALLGWMQRFATGMSNEAMERDDLDKAEGQNYVQN, from the coding sequence ATGACATCTAGCCAGGAAACATTGCAGCAAATCGAAGGTGGACGCGCAAGTTTTGCCTTCCAGCAAACAAAATCGGCAGTTAACGAGCTGAAAAAGTTAGATGATATTAAGCTTTATTCGTCCTACCTCAAGCGATTGCCGAGCATGATTCAAGTCAATGGTTTGGGGCAGGCAATGGCATTTTATTATTCGAAGCAGAAGAAAGACGGGAAAGGCAAACCTTATATGTTAATCTATCGAACGATCCATGAATGGCTTCTTAAGAAGCATCCCGAAATAATAAGAAATGAACTGATAGAATCTGTTGTTGATCTTTCCAGTGAATCGTATCGTATGGTGACGACCGAGACAATGGCTTTATTGGGATGGATGCAGCGGTTTGCAACGGGTATGAGCAATGAAGCAATGGAACGTGATGATTTGGATAAAGCCGAGGGACAGAACTATGTCCAGAATTGA
- a CDS encoding type III-B CRISPR module-associated Cmr3 family protein yields the protein MQMLTLTPADSFFFKGHMMTEMGTPSHWSSLFPPRPNTVYGALRSAYIHKHGSFKSFREGTDNKIKHWMGTPTSFGAFRQQALLLKHGDSPLLPVPMDTQIRRKIGEGRTDNSKLQAVPLKLIVNGAVSSTSVRYTLMPFSSSNNDEKVEDHHGKYASREKWCEHVWSQEPLTDLHTLTDILDTYQKMGIRLDEGTRAAEDSHFFQFNMMSMKKGYALLSMGSEEPDFSEVPYVSMGAENRPWFIQRNRMPWQLWTELQLQQLKEQLLANSIARIILLTPLVLPVGFSFEQQLQTRWEMLNGAVVQLITWATGHSELYGGWDIVRHRPKPRAWMLPAGTVFYVKVRKEDIPKFIEAANGFTLFSGETDGRDFEGFGFAVIAGTKQNITVN from the coding sequence ATGCAAATGCTAACACTTACACCCGCCGACTCTTTTTTCTTCAAAGGACATATGATGACGGAAATGGGAACACCTTCTCATTGGAGTTCATTGTTCCCGCCTCGTCCGAATACGGTCTATGGAGCGTTACGATCAGCCTATATTCACAAGCATGGTAGTTTTAAATCCTTCCGCGAAGGAACTGATAATAAGATTAAGCATTGGATGGGAACACCAACTTCGTTTGGAGCGTTTCGGCAGCAAGCACTGTTATTGAAGCACGGGGATTCACCCTTACTTCCAGTGCCCATGGATACCCAGATACGGCGAAAGATAGGCGAGGGACGAACAGATAATAGCAAACTTCAAGCTGTTCCATTAAAACTAATTGTTAATGGAGCGGTGTCCAGCACTAGTGTGAGATATACACTCATGCCCTTTTCATCCAGTAACAATGATGAAAAAGTAGAGGATCATCATGGTAAATATGCATCAAGGGAGAAATGGTGTGAGCATGTATGGAGTCAGGAACCATTAACCGATCTGCATACATTGACTGACATTCTGGATACATACCAAAAGATGGGCATACGTCTTGACGAAGGAACAAGGGCGGCTGAAGATTCTCATTTTTTTCAGTTCAATATGATGAGCATGAAGAAGGGCTATGCTCTGTTATCTATGGGTTCAGAAGAGCCAGACTTTTCGGAAGTACCTTATGTAAGCATGGGAGCAGAGAATAGACCTTGGTTTATCCAGCGGAATAGGATGCCGTGGCAGCTGTGGACAGAGTTGCAACTCCAACAGTTGAAAGAGCAGTTGTTAGCTAATTCTATTGCTCGCATTATATTATTGACTCCTCTTGTGCTGCCAGTAGGTTTTTCGTTTGAACAGCAGCTTCAAACACGATGGGAGATGTTAAACGGAGCAGTTGTTCAATTAATTACGTGGGCAACGGGACATTCAGAATTGTATGGCGGATGGGATATAGTTCGTCATCGTCCTAAACCGAGAGCATGGATGTTGCCTGCTGGAACTGTGTTCTATGTCAAGGTTCGTAAAGAAGATATTCCGAAATTTATTGAAGCAGCAAATGGGTTTACATTATTCTCAGGAGAAACGGATGGTCGAGATTTCGAAGGCTTCGGATTTGCTGTAATTGCAGGAACCAAACAAAACATTACCGTGAACTAG
- the cmr6 gene encoding type III-B CRISPR module RAMP protein Cmr6, whose protein sequence is MSRIDKLILHPKDTAEILAHYNSECQHLWYAVHYNQQASEDDKQKELSRNKKDKQEVEYMFRKSVQEIKMADSIKVVIKKLCERRLCLLQKLEPARIIQVLNLIPDTLIVHGLGSSHVRENGITIHPIYGVPYIPGSSIKGVMRHWFIDAMLEGKQDNIKNNSLEASIGQALFGTEELEGAIQFYDVYLYDGLTLRPDVLTPHFSDYYGAKKEPTDRLFPVPNVFYGVKINSAQLVFVTDSTKLQQLADHVKFSVEQMKQLLIKWVSAAMQEVGIGGKSSSGYGLFSHSEDVTEKVMPYYRNKLKEQQEQLQLARLHKLEQRRLIKMSPLDKLVYEIDKLTVKELDESKNELYNRVLSEGSKEAAIKLRDYWKSHEKGKASKKQQDKYKELEKLIGE, encoded by the coding sequence ATGTCCAGAATTGATAAACTTATTTTACATCCTAAGGACACTGCGGAGATTCTAGCTCACTACAATAGTGAGTGTCAGCATTTATGGTATGCAGTGCATTACAATCAGCAAGCTTCTGAAGATGACAAGCAAAAGGAGTTATCTCGAAATAAAAAGGACAAGCAAGAAGTTGAGTATATGTTCCGTAAATCGGTTCAAGAAATCAAGATGGCTGACTCTATTAAGGTTGTTATAAAAAAACTATGTGAGCGTAGACTATGCTTGTTACAAAAACTTGAGCCGGCTCGTATCATTCAAGTATTAAACCTAATACCTGACACTTTAATTGTGCATGGACTTGGTTCATCACATGTGCGTGAAAATGGGATTACGATTCATCCTATTTATGGAGTTCCCTATATACCTGGAAGCAGCATCAAAGGGGTTATGCGTCATTGGTTTATTGATGCCATGTTAGAGGGAAAACAGGATAACATCAAAAATAACAGTCTCGAAGCGAGTATTGGACAAGCATTGTTTGGTACCGAAGAACTGGAGGGTGCCATTCAGTTCTATGATGTTTATCTCTATGATGGACTCACATTGCGTCCTGATGTTCTTACTCCCCATTTTTCAGACTATTACGGAGCAAAGAAAGAGCCCACGGATCGTTTGTTTCCCGTGCCGAATGTTTTTTATGGGGTTAAAATTAATTCAGCTCAACTAGTGTTTGTTACGGATTCTACTAAACTTCAACAACTTGCGGATCATGTTAAGTTTTCTGTCGAGCAGATGAAGCAATTGCTTATCAAGTGGGTTAGTGCAGCAATGCAGGAAGTGGGTATTGGAGGCAAGAGTTCTTCTGGATACGGCCTATTCTCTCATTCTGAGGATGTTACAGAGAAAGTGATGCCGTACTATAGAAACAAGTTAAAAGAACAACAAGAGCAACTTCAGTTAGCAAGACTTCATAAATTGGAGCAAAGACGTCTAATTAAGATGTCGCCTTTAGACAAGTTGGTGTATGAAATTGATAAACTAACGGTTAAAGAGTTAGACGAAAGCAAGAATGAGCTATATAATCGTGTTTTGAGCGAAGGGAGCAAGGAAGCCGCAATTAAATTGAGGGATTACTGGAAATCGCATGAGAAAGGGAAGGCATCCAAAAAACAGCAGGATAAATATAAGGAACTTGAAAAGCTAATAGGGGAATGA
- a CDS encoding cupin domain-containing protein produces the protein MSNDVLMDPNVVLAGDSTKKVAYKRDPNNVVTQLFAAQLPAIFNGFFNVHMSKGIMIVPHWHPNANEMVYMISGEATSAVFNPFTRKLMVYKLKPGQVSLLPKGWFHWIIADTDDAHMLTIFDVPTPDVVLGADFLSFMPKEVAQRAYCIDAEDYAKAVAPIKEALLLGPPPGCQLMAKEENTANKAANKEPNMPREPYGWDYAQAGYVGGVYPPGIQPQQTMAQAGYIPHGYPYPVQRPGQGAIPGAGYGNGQPLQAGSPYAYGSGPSPTGESTAGYSHHAPSPFYPGF, from the coding sequence ATGAGCAATGACGTATTGATGGACCCGAATGTGGTGCTCGCAGGAGATTCAACCAAGAAGGTTGCCTACAAGAGAGATCCTAACAATGTGGTGACCCAATTGTTTGCGGCACAACTGCCAGCGATCTTCAATGGTTTTTTCAATGTGCATATGTCCAAGGGCATTATGATCGTCCCGCATTGGCATCCCAATGCGAATGAGATGGTCTACATGATTAGTGGCGAGGCAACCAGCGCGGTATTTAATCCCTTCACGCGGAAGCTGATGGTCTATAAGCTGAAGCCAGGTCAAGTATCGCTGCTGCCTAAGGGCTGGTTTCACTGGATTATTGCGGATACGGATGATGCGCATATGCTGACCATCTTCGATGTGCCGACGCCCGATGTGGTGCTGGGTGCGGATTTCCTGAGCTTTATGCCCAAGGAGGTCGCACAGCGCGCCTATTGCATTGACGCGGAGGATTATGCGAAGGCGGTGGCGCCAATCAAGGAAGCGCTGCTGCTGGGGCCGCCTCCAGGCTGCCAGCTAATGGCTAAGGAGGAGAATACAGCGAATAAGGCGGCCAACAAGGAGCCGAATATGCCGCGAGAGCCTTACGGATGGGACTATGCCCAGGCAGGCTATGTAGGAGGCGTATACCCTCCAGGCATTCAACCGCAGCAGACGATGGCGCAAGCTGGTTATATCCCGCATGGTTACCCGTATCCGGTGCAACGACCAGGCCAGGGGGCAATACCGGGCGCCGGCTATGGGAACGGACAGCCATTGCAGGCCGGTTCGCCCTATGCCTATGGCTCCGGCCCGTCTCCAACAGGAGAGTCGACGGCAGGTTATTCTCACCACGCACCCTCGCCATTTTATCCCGGCTTCTAA
- the cas10 gene encoding type III-B CRISPR-associated protein Cas10/Cmr2: MTNEQYAIFGIGPVQSFIAASRKLEDLWGGSYLLSFLIKQAITHLDKISKESGMGYTLIYPHYDVNGQRNMAHEKSRNKGLIAVANFPNRITFTLQCDATQARKVMTALEQKVREELKRIALWVVERVFNDETSGAQQRVAELQRQACQQMDEFLEVHWIAYPSLEDNYRIQAERCFHALKGQKMITTSHETGLACTLYQRMDALCYDAPLSTDRYGTLKWKLHETWKTRNTIFKPKTLQEADQDNARIRDNEFLSGISLVRRVARDYFQAENSGTSEAFSKYETVLNIGSVDEKYYAVLLMDGDNMGQFFNRGVAEVCQTSENLSEFAMEKVPAIVSGHDGVLLYAGGDDVLALFPIQKVLSAAYELREAFSDKLGEGATASTGIAIGHKKTPLQQMLQQARSLEKVAKSYRERGYDKPTKNAFALSVLPRSGEYLGPIVLPWSLSSGAVKKNVTEQLGALSKSLSNVVSKSFIYHFASTFQGMAEAEQNPPLYLKEMAQQEFKRLYTRSLRDPISSEHSYEHCALPSIEFYLNLLSLKEFIDLLKILAFFSRKGK, encoded by the coding sequence GTGACAAACGAACAATATGCAATATTTGGTATAGGTCCTGTACAGTCCTTCATCGCAGCGTCCCGAAAGCTGGAGGATTTGTGGGGAGGAAGCTACTTGCTCTCATTCTTGATAAAGCAGGCCATCACACATCTTGATAAGATAAGCAAGGAGTCGGGGATGGGATATACTCTCATTTATCCTCATTACGATGTGAATGGTCAAAGAAACATGGCGCACGAGAAAAGTCGGAACAAAGGCCTGATTGCTGTTGCCAATTTTCCTAATCGTATCACATTCACATTGCAATGTGACGCTACTCAAGCCAGAAAAGTGATGACAGCATTGGAACAAAAGGTCCGAGAGGAATTGAAGCGAATTGCCCTATGGGTGGTGGAAAGGGTTTTTAATGATGAAACGTCTGGAGCACAGCAACGAGTGGCTGAGCTACAACGACAGGCTTGCCAACAAATGGACGAATTTCTAGAGGTGCATTGGATAGCGTATCCATCCTTAGAGGATAATTACCGAATCCAAGCGGAAAGATGTTTTCATGCTCTAAAAGGTCAAAAAATGATTACTACCTCGCATGAAACAGGGTTGGCTTGTACCCTCTATCAGCGGATGGATGCTTTGTGCTATGATGCGCCTTTGTCTACGGATCGCTATGGAACGCTAAAATGGAAACTTCATGAGACTTGGAAGACGCGCAATACTATATTTAAGCCAAAAACACTACAAGAAGCAGATCAAGATAATGCCAGAATCCGAGATAATGAGTTTCTCAGTGGTATCAGTTTAGTGCGGCGGGTGGCTCGGGACTATTTTCAGGCAGAAAATAGTGGAACATCAGAGGCTTTTAGTAAATATGAAACGGTACTCAATATAGGGTCTGTAGACGAAAAATATTACGCGGTACTGCTGATGGATGGAGATAATATGGGGCAGTTTTTCAACCGCGGCGTGGCAGAGGTTTGCCAAACAAGTGAGAATTTAAGCGAATTTGCAATGGAAAAAGTACCTGCAATCGTTAGCGGGCATGATGGTGTGCTTTTGTATGCCGGAGGAGACGATGTATTGGCTCTGTTTCCGATACAAAAGGTATTGTCAGCTGCTTACGAGTTACGAGAGGCATTCAGTGACAAGTTAGGTGAGGGGGCAACGGCCTCCACTGGTATTGCTATCGGGCATAAGAAGACACCCCTCCAGCAAATGCTACAGCAAGCTAGATCACTTGAGAAGGTAGCCAAGTCCTATCGAGAACGGGGATATGACAAACCAACCAAAAATGCGTTTGCGTTATCGGTCTTACCCCGTTCAGGTGAATATTTGGGGCCAATCGTTCTTCCTTGGTCACTATCTTCAGGAGCAGTAAAAAAGAATGTAACGGAGCAGTTAGGTGCTCTCTCTAAAAGTCTGAGTAACGTTGTATCTAAAAGCTTTATTTATCATTTTGCGTCTACGTTCCAAGGAATGGCCGAAGCAGAACAGAATCCGCCGTTGTATTTAAAGGAGATGGCTCAACAGGAATTCAAAAGATTGTATACACGCTCTTTACGAGATCCAATCTCCTCTGAGCATAGTTACGAGCATTGTGCTCTCCCTTCTATTGAGTTCTACTTGAATTTGCTTTCTTTGAAGGAGTTTATTGATTTGTTAAAAATATTGGCGTTTTTCAGCAGGAAGGGGAAATGA
- the cmr4 gene encoding type III-B CRISPR module RAMP protein Cmr4, which produces MFTLHQPFLLHAMTSIHAGSGSEIGHVDLPIQREKHTSYPKIESSSLKGALRHHMASGILTTEQANAELTVVFGSAPKDQTEASVDSNDTQASAVSFLDARILLFPVRSLKGTFVWVTCPAVLQRFNREMRMLSSTPDNTVIQLPLHKVEPGTVSSNEVLIDSKALVLEEYTISAAYSEPTAQLATELGKWLDDDAPLGIEKRLTVLNDDEFTNFVKFSTEVNARIRVEDSGVVEGGLWYEENVPPETIFYSALLIGQARDIRRPAKNKNENRENVQISELKTAEQIELYIRSHFPEVFQLGGSTTIGKGLFRKIWLKEEPLHDI; this is translated from the coding sequence TTGTTTACTTTACATCAGCCTTTTCTGTTACATGCTATGACTTCCATTCATGCGGGAAGTGGTAGTGAGATAGGTCATGTTGACTTGCCCATTCAACGGGAGAAGCATACCTCATATCCAAAAATTGAAAGCTCCAGCTTGAAGGGGGCCTTGCGGCATCATATGGCGTCGGGTATTCTGACGACAGAACAAGCAAATGCTGAACTCACAGTCGTATTTGGCTCCGCACCTAAGGATCAAACTGAAGCTAGTGTAGACTCGAATGATACCCAAGCGAGTGCAGTATCTTTTTTGGATGCTCGAATATTATTATTTCCGGTACGTTCCTTAAAAGGAACCTTTGTATGGGTGACATGTCCAGCAGTGCTGCAAAGATTTAACCGAGAGATGAGAATGCTGTCTAGTACCCCTGATAATACGGTGATTCAGCTTCCATTGCACAAAGTTGAGCCAGGAACGGTATCCAGCAACGAAGTGTTGATTGATTCAAAGGCACTGGTGCTTGAGGAATATACAATCTCGGCAGCTTACTCTGAGCCTACAGCACAATTAGCAACTGAACTAGGGAAATGGTTGGATGATGATGCTCCCCTAGGGATCGAAAAGCGTTTGACAGTTCTGAATGATGATGAGTTCACTAATTTTGTAAAGTTTTCAACAGAGGTAAACGCGAGGATTCGTGTGGAAGACAGTGGCGTTGTTGAAGGAGGATTGTGGTATGAAGAAAATGTACCGCCAGAAACTATATTCTACAGTGCCCTACTTATTGGACAAGCAAGAGATATTCGTAGACCAGCCAAAAATAAAAATGAAAATCGCGAGAACGTACAGATCAGTGAGCTGAAGACTGCCGAGCAGATTGAGTTATACATTCGCAGCCATTTTCCAGAGGTATTTCAATTAGGCGGCTCGACGACGATAGGAAAAGGACTGTTCCGCAAAATATGGTTGAAGGAGGAACCGCTTCATGACATCTAG